The genomic DNA AGGGGTTGCATAAGGCTCCCGTTTATATAGCCGTGATACGTCGTGTAGACGGCTGCCGGGTTTTGTTGGTGTGGATCTTGAGAATACGGTGCAGGCATGTTTACCACACCTACTGGTAACTGACTCGCCTGATTCATAAAACCACCGAGCTGTGCCGCTTGATTCATATAACCAGTTGTTGGTTGAGCAACTCTGTAGCCATATGGTGATGCCATTATATTTGGATTCAATGTAACGTTTGGACTAACTCGAGAAGCGGCACTTTGCATTTGTGGGCAAGTACCACTTGGGTCCAATGACTGTCTATAAAGACCCTCACTTGCATATGTTTGATTCAAAGATGCCATATTTGCGTTTGCCGACGGCCTCGAAGCAGATCTGCTCGATGGTCCAGGAGTGCCGGGTGGTGCAGTATTTAcattataataattcttaCCATATCCTAAAGGTACCTGGGGAGGTGTAGGTAGCTGTCTCGATGTTTGTGGGGGTGTCATGGTATGAGGGATAGGTGGGGGTGGGGTCAAGTTCATAGCCGGAGGAGGAGTTGGAGGTATCATTTCCAACCCATTTGTCAACTGTTGTAATTTTGCCAAACTGCAAGAGTTCGGAGTTTGATGATTGCCAGATCCTGTGAGTGATGGTGGGGCCGGTGTGTGTGAGTGAGGTGGCATTGTGCTCGTCTGAATGTAGAAATTCGTTGCTGTTGTACAAGGTGTTGGAGCCCCAGATCTGCCACCTCTGTGTTGGATAACGTAGGTGTTTTGTGTTGGAAATGCTTGAGACGCTACGGCCATATAGTTTCCTTGAGAAATAACAGCCATGTTGTGAGAATGGGCTGCATGTGTATGCGAGTGAGGATGAGACATTGGCGGCACAGTCATGGAAGACTGTTGGTACTGTGGTGGTAAATGCGATCCATGTGTGTGGGCTATAGTATTATGACTAACGTGAGCTGCTGAATGTTGAGAACTCTGAGCATGGGAGGTTGGGGGAGTAGCTCGATGAGACCTTTGTTGGGTAGATCTCGATCTATGTGTTTGCGATCCGCTTGCTCGCTTACTGCTGTGAGACTGTGATTGTTGTTGATGTGCggactgttgttgttgttgttgttgttgctgctgctgttgttgctgctgatgctgctgctgttgttgttgttgttgttgtgatTGGTTATGAGCCATGCTTTGATTTTGTGCTTGTTGCTGTGCTCCAAGAGATAACTGCATTGGTTGCGGTGTATGCGACTGAGGGAGTGGCTGTGGGGTATGACTTTGAGGCATAGGTTGTGGGCTTTGAATAGGTATATTTTGTGGTGTATGGGATTGAGATAATGGTTGTGGTGTATGAGATTGAGAAAGAGGCTGTGGAGTATGGCTCTGAGGAATGGGTTGTGGACTCTGCGTCGGAATACTTTGGGGAGTATGTGACTGGGGTGTACGTGGTTGCTGCAGTGGCTGTGGTGTGTGAGGCTGATGCATGGGATGTATTGCTACATGTGCTGGGGGCGTATGCTGAGGCATTGAACAATCAGAGTACTGAACTTGTGGTGGAATATTAACCGAAACTGGAGGGGCTGTGATTTGCACTGGGGTTGAAATATTCGCTGGAGCAGATGGAGGCATAGGTAATGCGCTAGGAGGTCTTTCCACACTGTTTTGAGATGCTAAATCACTAGCTATTGATGTAGGAGATTCTAACCCAAGCTGATTGACGTCAAGTTCACATTGTCCATAATGCAACGAATGTACGGAATTAGTTGTGGAATCTGGAGTATAAACACCCATTGAAGGTAAGTCTGGTTGCGACGGAGGAGTTCTTTTCACAGACCCTGGATTGTCTAAATGAGGCGTAGTTTTACCACTTTCAGGggagttttgtttttcttcttgatGCATTTGAAGATGTAGCGTGTCCTGTTCTGTGACAGGTACAATCTTTTCCTGAGGTGTAGCTAATTGTGTCTCCATCATTGCTATGGTGCCAGTGGTTTCCCTTTTTTCAGCAAGCAGGTTATTTGTTTTACTTTGTGATAAACTATCTTTCAATTCTTTAGGTTTTTCCCACATGTTTGGTTGCTGTGGGATGGATTGTTCTTGATCTATTTTCTCCACtttttctggaattttttcctttGGCGGCGATGCAGGTTGAGCAGGAGCAGTGATCTCTGGAATTTGAGCTGTTTCCGAATTTTGTAAAAGCTCCTTAGTGACatcgtttctttcttcaatAGTAGGCTTATCTATATCACTTTTTCTTGGACTCGGTTTTTCCTTTTGCTTGATAATTTTATCCTTTACAATTTCCTTctcaatcattttttcttgcttCTCTACCTTGTCCTTGACTGGACTAGGTGGTGTAAGTGGTGCTTGTTGCGGAATCGATTTTGACCTTGGAGgaggttcttcttcttcttctccctcATCCTCATCACCACCCTCATATTCCCCTGGACTTCCAGTTGGTACTTCGCTTTCAGTCTGATCTGTTACTGCTGGTGTTTCGATTTGATCTGCTTTATCACCTTTTATACTACTTGGCCTTGAAGGAAACATCTCAGGAATAGTCATTTGTTTGCTAGATACTTTAGTTTGTACCTCTTCAGGAGGAGGTGACAACGAAGGTGGAGGAATGACCGGACTTTTCGTTCTGTCCTTAGTTGGTGTTTCAGGTTTCAACTCAGGCATCTTCAAGCTCTCAGCTACTGTAGCTACCGCAACTTTGGCTCTACTACGCCTCGACATTGGAGAACATTTTACGTCTTTGATTTCCTCCTTTTTCCCGTTACATTGTGCATCTTCTAACGCCTTCTTTTCTCTTGCTTGTTTTGCttgtagattttttgtttGCCGGCTAGTAACTTTCATCAAAATATCATCTAGTTTGCTTTGTTTCTTTGTAGGTTTTGGAGTAGGTACTGGGGAAGGTGGTGTAGAGACTTTGAGAGGACTTTTCGGAGTTTCTATTGCTGCGTCCAATTGTACTTCTGTTTCTTCAGCCTTgttcttttcctctttttcattttcttttttcttttctctgtctctttctcgttcattttctttttctctttcattttccctctctttttccttttccttcattttctctttttccttttccttctctatttctttttccttttccctttctttttctctctctttttccttttccttctccttttcCCTAATAGATTCACGAGTTCGCTTTCTACTACTTTCAACTTTCTCTTCTTTATCTTCAGATTCAGTCTTTTCGGaatgttttcgttttcttaaAGGTATTGAAACTGGGGGTTCagctgtaatattttttggtgcccttattcttcttcttgaaGTTGACGTTGGGGTGGCTTTAGGAGTATTTGTAACGGGAGGATTTTTTGCAGCAACACtacttttcgtattttttggtGTGACCAAGACTTCCTTATCCACTTCCATATTCATCTTCGTTTCTTCAACTTCTACGACTTTCTGGTTATCTTTGACTGCTAATTTGTTGTCATTGATTTTGTCTTtacttttatctctttctttAGAATGAACAGTTTTTTGGGTAGATTTGGGTTTTAGAGGAGATGCTCTTCTGTGTCCCGATCTTCTTCCCCGtggcttcttttttattttgaccttctgaattttttctacaattgtGGGTATGGGCTTGGGCTCCAGTATCGGTGAACTTTCGGAGCCAGTCTCCCCCCCTTCCTCAGTACTCTGATATGGGTTGGAAATCTGACTGAGTAATGGGATCCATCGCAAGCACTCTGGATCTAAACTTATTCGAGAACTCTTGCGAACTTTTGCCATGTGAATGTCAACTTTATGCCAATCCACCGCGATTATTACCTTTGGTTTGTCATCCTTAGATGTATTAACTGGTCGGATAAAGCCAAGTAGCTGCATTGCCATTGCAATGTCATGAGCTGATACTCCAGTTTCTTTTGTGATATCGCCAAGCTTAACGTCTTTATCTGTTCGGTGTGAATCCAGGTACTCGAGAACAACACTCTTCCAGAAAGAGTAATAAGACACTCTACCCAAATCGGACAACGGTTTTTCCGGAGTACCCGGAATACCCTCCACTTTTGATAACAAGTAACTAAATTCTATAAGAAAGCGGCCAAACCCTTGTCTTTGATACTGGGGTAGAGTCATTATGCATGAAACATTGTACCTTTGCGCAGGACAGTGTTTTTCTTTGCTAAAATATCCCACTAAATGACAACCGTATTTATCATTCTTTGTGACtgcgtaaaataaaaatggttcAACATCGTAGTAGAGGGTTTTGTGATCCAGAAACAGCTTTGCCAGCAAACATAAATTCTGacagtaaattttattcacattgCCGTCAATCTGAAACAAAGTATCACAATGTTTTCAAGGAATTTCAGTGTCTGGAAACATTTGTACAGTAAATAATCCAGCTATATTCCCATTTTAACAGTCCAATGTACTGTATTGGTCTATATATAAGTCAATCCCCAATTTCGCGACTCAATTTgaaggatttttttacatcaaataAAGGTCGaatttattagaaaattattcattaccATAAGCGTATTTGTCGATCCATATCGCATTTTTGCACACATTGTATCAATGAAACTTGAGCATATTTTCTAAATATcccatttttaatttgtttatttctacAGCCTGATGCtgtttggaaaaattgaagtttgATTTCTCAAGATTCGTGATTTTATTGgtcaaattttacgaaaattgttcgataacgaaattttttaaatatatttatattataatttttttaaatataatagtTCGATAAAGCCGATTTCCTAAAAACTCCCGAATGTAACCCTCCAACCCTCCGAGTGGGTCGAGTACGGATTTTTAGAAGGAATTGGCTCACAAAAAACTCGAGTTATATTCAGACCAATACAGTAATTAAAGAGATGATAAGTAATCAGCTATCCAATGACGAGTATTCATAACAAATAAAACTGACTCACCTCAAAAACAGATAAACCGTTACATCGATAAATTTCTGTGGCAGGTGGATGTCTCCATTGGCATTTATCCATATGCCTATCCAACACAGCTCGACTCTTAGTGTACTTCAAACAGAACTCACAGAAGAACAGCTTAGGTAATCTAGCATATTCTTGGGGAAATGGACTGGAGTACCAAGTTTCAACTTCGTATCTCCCGAAAACGATTGCAGCAGGATTTCTGCTACCCGCTCCAGGTCCGGTACCACCGGGACTCACAGACGAGTCTGTAACCTCATCAGATGTCACAGTTAGACCGTTAGCTCGTTCTCTAGCCTCTTTAAATAGATCCACATCCTTCTGCGTTACACCTGGAGGTAATGTCTGGGTTGCGACGGGTTCATCTGCAAagcataaatgaatatttctcaACTTTCAAATAGAATTTATCAGCTTCCAGTTAATAGGttaaatacagaaaaaaaacaaattgtagACAAATGGTTGATTATCAAAAATGGATAAtatgatgattttttcaagttgCTTTCTAATATTCTACAATAAGCGACATTTCAAATAGTAGTAAACTATctcaaaagttataatcatgaCTACCGACTCATAAGTTTGGATGCAAACATTGTATGGCAATTGCTTGAATTTAGTGCTTTATTTTTGACATAACtatggatttgaaaaattcattcatttaaaaCAAGTGCAACGTGTTATATACAATTTGAATACATCATTCAGGAGCGTAAAATTATGCAAGATGTATGCTAATTGTAATCCTACATATGTTTTGctatatgtaaaaataaattcaaatgaaaataggtGCAAATAACTGGATTAGTGTTAATTGTGAGTAACAAAGCTAAGCTCTGGGAAGGCGGAATGTGTTGGCAAAGTGTCGAGTACTCTGGGGTAATGAATACGGAAAACCAGTGagtgataaataattatgcCTGTCACATATCAAGAACCGCAGCTACAGTAGCCCCGTTAATAAAGAATGAATGATAATGGTAGTAGTGAGTGAGCTGCCACCCAGTGCCTTTTATTTGGATGCAggatagtttttttctttgttatttgGGCTGGAAAAGGAGTTTCTTTATGCACCAGGAAAGATGGCTCGCGCATTGAAGTTGGAGGTTCAGATGAGGCAATAAATTCGCTCAAAACGtaattgatattatattatattagatattatattaattgaaTAGCATAAATTGATAAACTCTCGCTGTATTCACTGCAACTAGttgataaattgtaaattgagTCTCAATCAATGAAATCAGAATAAATGCATTTAAATTCAGCAGAATATGGTGGCTATTGCAACAGAGCAATACATAAAACAGTTTCTTCGAAAAATCACGATAACaatgagacaaaaaaattagagtgccaaagaataataaaagtaaCATGCAATGAATGTGGAAAGTTACTTCACAATGTAATGTAAGTGGaggtataacgtataaataataatttatcacagtgataattttttgcaaatacttAAACTCTGTCACAACATTCAATACGGCAAGTCGAAAATTCATCTACTTGAAAGTGTACAGTACTTTATCGTTATATAAAACATGTAAGTTGATTAAATAAACAGAACAATATCTTTGATTTGTATACCTCTTCTAAGATTACACCATGGATTTGTTAAGCGATTGAAAAAACATGATTGTTCAGTTTAATCAATGTTTCTACTGATCACgttaataacaattaaaaatattcgagcTGGTTACCGACTTATAAAGCagattatttaataaattcattcaattcaaCCTTAAAACAATCACGTTATCCAGAAGAGAatatcacacacacacatcacaCCACACCACACCGCCAACACATCCACGGTGGTGAGCGAGGATTAGATTAAGGGAAGTCGCGATGGGGTGCATTTTTCAGGTTTGGATCGTGAATGGGTGGGGTAGACTCTTACCCTTCTTGGTGGAGCAGGGTGTCGCGCGGGGTGTCGTGGTGGTGTTGGTGGTGGTGGCGCTAGTATAGGCTCGAGGGTTGGGTTTTGGATTTGGTTTAAGGTTGGAATTGCTGCCAGGGATATTTTTTGGAATAGCGGGCTCAGGGTGGCGAGTCTGGGTGGCCTCTGTGATCAGTTGTTTTTTTCGCGAATGCTGCTCATTCTTCATTAGACTGGAAGGCGATGAACAAGGTGAGACCATGCTGCCATATTTAAGACATCGTGATTCGTCAACacctttcaaaaattttttttggtcctGCTCATGACGTTTGCTATTGACTGCAGTTTTCACTAAATTCGAGGGTGTCATTTTAGGTTGCTTATGAAAATCTTGGAACTCTTGCGAATCTTGTGAGTCTGATCGAAAGAAACTTTCGTCAGAAGGTATAAATATGCCAGGTCTAGGTACTCTGAGAATTTCCGTCACATCACTAggctttttcttttcagtttTCCCAACGTTAGCTGTTGGCTCCTCCTGTTTACATCTCTGATTCcctttcgatattttattcgattttacaataatattggGATTGCTGCGCTCTTCAGGGCTGGGCCTTTTTCTTCTATCAGGGGCATAATTTGGGGCCTGAGTACCTGACCGTGCCCTGCTATTGGTTGGAGCTGTAAAGAAGTGGCTAAGACCGTCGAATAGACCTTTCAATTGACCTACACCCGGTTTGATTTTACTGTCAGATGATAAAGTCGAACTGTCATGgttaattttttgcttcttcttaTTGTCCGAAGGACTTGTAGCTGGCTGTATATTAAATCCAAACGTAGGTTTACTACTCAAGTCAAGTTTAGGTAATGATGCACCAAAAGTGTTTGTTATGTTGCTAAAAAACGGTGATTCCACGTTCAGTTTAGCAGCAGCTGCAGCAAAGCCCCAAGGTTTGTCTTCGTTAAGATCACAAGAAAAAGGCCCTGCTGATTTTTGGGGTGCTTCTtgttcttcctcctcctcgtcatcGGAGGAAGATGAATCGCTAGAATCAGTTGAACTACTCGAACTACCTTCAGCATCGTCGTTATCTTGGTCGTCAGAGCTATCCGTATCGTCAGAACTATCACTTTCGCTAACCtcgctgccgctgctgctagACACTGGGGGCACCCTTCTATTAGGGGTGACTTTTTTAGGGGTTACGTTGTTCTGAGACGACTTAGGACTGACACTTTGAGAGGACCTAGACTTATCACCGCCCCCCACCCGCTTTAGCTTATTGTGATCTGCGTTAAACGCGCTCGATCTAAAGAACTTTTGCTTCTCTTTAGAGATCCTGTCGTTCTTTTCTTCAAGCAGCCTACCCTGGCCTGCGAGTGGGGTGGGGGGTTGTGGTAATGGAGAAGGAGTTTGGGTTGGTTGACAGGGAGAGACAACACCCGCATTACCGTCCGAGCAGCTCTCCACCAGAGCTGCGGCTGCAGTACTCTTCTTTGCTGGAGTCACACCTGCCAAGCTCTTCCGCGACACTCCTAATCTGTAATTCAACCAAATACTTGTAATGTAGCATATTAAATTTGATAAGTTTGATTACCTTGCAATATACTTTTCACAATTGGATTTTAAGGAGAGtcgcgttaaattttttacagttctAATCGATTGTCCAATACAGAATCAtactttaaataaatttgaattctctACACGATATTGACCATGATTTATTCGGGCTAAAAGTCTTTACTCAATGGATATAAATATCTAACAAATGATTTGGAGTATTTAGTCATCTATATGTCACTAAATTCGATTGATGATAAACATCATATTTGTTGTATCTGGAAAAATCATCTTGAAAACTATCTTCAGACCTTTTCAACTAGTGTTTGTACatggtaattttattttaatagtgAATCACACATTTCAACTTACTTTCTATTCTCACGAATCTTGCTGAGTTTTTTCCGCGTACTTGTGGGTGTCCCAGATTCAAGATTAGATACATCATGCACTTTATGTTTTTTGCTATCCTCCTTTGGTGTGTTAGGTGCATGTGCAGTTTGACAATGTCGACATCTCCAAGgtgctttattttttttatccaaaacgGGGTCTAAGCACGTTGGGTGATAGCACTTGATGCATCCAGCACACTTAACTAGGTAGTTCTGAGACGCCTGTTCCAGTTTGCAGCCAGCGCATGTCGGAGAACAATCGTCACAGCACCATGACGTACCTCTATccacaaaaattgaaagttcTGGGGGAGCGCACGAATTGTGAAGCGCTGCACCACATATACTACATCTACTCAACTTCTCTGCAGCGTTacgtttgttgttgttgttatttccAGCTGTTGTAGTTCCAAGACACTCTTTGCAAATCGGCAATGGTGCGGGAGGCTAAGCAAAACAAACATCAACAATAATGAATTTGAGAATCTAGGATCAACGACACGCTCAAGTTTAAATTAGGGGATAAGTTATCACTGTTCAGCGTGATTTTctgatcattatttttaaaaccggtgcaaaacgatttttcaactgAAGAAACCTTCATTTTCTATGGGTTCATAGACGACATTTGTGCTTTGGTGATAAAACATGAAACTACAATAAATTCCAGGAGTTTTCCAGAAGCAATATTCAAAAATCACTTCCGGCTACATTATGATAAAAAGTTTAGGTATATTTAACATAAAACACATTGTGTAAACAATGCTGTGAGACAGAAGACTTGTAGGGGAAAATATGCAAGTGACTTATCCTGAGTATTCGTATCACATTTGACACTCAAAAACAGATCACAGTTTGTTTCCATGTATTCTATCTTATCAGTAATGCGTACATTTGCGATGTGAAACATACTTTTTACAACCATGTAGCGATCGCATCTTAAGTTTAATCTGATTGTACTTCTAATTCATTCCAACCCATCCAATTCTTGGTTTACACGACTACTTTCTGCAAATTACTTGTAATACTCTTGTTATGCATATTGAATTTGCTCTGTACACGGAAAACAATATTGAGTACCTAGCTGTTCTGAGATCCAAGGTTTCGCTTCTCTAggtaaaatttgataaagttTTGCTGTACAACCTGGTTAGGAGAATCAGTCTGattgtctttttttattgattggAATGTGACACTAAGTGAGATAACAGCCCAATATAATCACAGCGAGTTGTCCGAAAGTGatcatatatattcatatgctTTACACGTTACTTCGACAATAAACAAAGAATCCATAATTTAACATTCAGGTTCCTGATAATTTACGACACGTGAGAAATAAGCCTGTCGATATCAAGATGGATAACTCTACTGTTGCCACACATTTTgaatagtatatgtatatactgtcCACTTATTTATGTGAATAGTAGCAGCCCTTTGCAACTCCAGCAGCAAATATTGTGAAATACTTTTTAGGGCAAAACTATTAATTATAGTAATATGCTCTCCGGGACTGTTTTGTAGAGCTTATCGAGACCTTGAAAACACTTAAACACAACTTTCTTCTATCTGTAACAGTTAGTGGAGCATTCACATAAGTGTGTGATCCCTTTCCGATTTGGCTTACAAATATCGCTATACCTCCAAAAATATTGATCTGCttgtaacaaaatttagattaaAACCTGACCAGAAACCTGGTCAAAATCGTTTTAGTAATTCTGGAGTGATATCCGGACATACGGACAAACAGACAGAGaaacattgaattttatatatgtaGAAAAGCAAAGAAGCAATGCAGCAACGTCATCAATGAATCAACTGTGCAAACGCCAGTTTCGATTGATTTCTTATTATAGAAAGTTGTGGACAGTTGATGTCCATCATTCGACATATACAGTCGATGAGATACAAAATGAATGGTTaacaacccccccccccccccccccccccccatacaCACACACTTAGGGTATATAATGGCTTTCAAGTGGCTAGTATAGAATTAAGATGGAAATAAACAactttctaaaaataaaataaagtaaatacaAACAGGATCCGTATCATACGGAGTGCATCATCGTGAGACCAATCAGGGAAGAcctttattcaaaaaaatacctGTGTATATTCATtggatgtataataatatatatacacgggtCTCAATACACATAAATACAGTGGATATCGATTATATAGCAAAACATAAGAATCGAACAGAAAAGCTTGTTGTCTTCCAGTAAGTAATACTCCGAGGAATATTTGTGAACAAATGAAATGAACGGGGTCCCTAGATTCGCGCCTACATTTTTCCAGATAGGTGAACAGAGattcatgtatataaattgtcatgtgcgaaaaatttcaaattaaaaacgtTCTGAATTACGTTTTAAATTTAGCAAGCATAGTACTACAGTACGACTGCCTCGGGCGACTCTTGATCGGTCGAAAAGCGCGCGAAAGGCAGACAATAACCTTCCGGTTTGTGGTGGGGCAACAAAAGAGGGggaagaggagaaggagaaggaaggCGATGGAACGCAGTT from Diprion similis isolate iyDipSimi1 chromosome 2, iyDipSimi1.1, whole genome shotgun sequence includes the following:
- the LOC124416133 gene encoding histone acetyltransferase KAT6B isoform X2; translated protein: MGEPESADTWSAWFLDAIRKIRSQKQRPSVERICHAIRQHHNYHEEEIGEHLEVAVKRGDVLKVFNKGQSSYKDPGGLQSRPLKVSKSTDLSKVFGKAVRELGEREGSTLKNIEKYIRQSHTVEEDSDGDLRTALRLSAKRAVDRGFVLQDGRLFRQPDRPPNTGKRLSESTAQNSSLDSPAKPPAPLPICKECLGTTTAGNNNNNKRNAAEKLSRCSICGAALHNSCAPPELSIFVDRGTSWCCDDCSPTCAGCKLEQASQNYLVKCAGCIKCYHPTCLDPVLDKKNKAPWRCRHCQTAHAPNTPKEDSKKHKVHDVSNLESGTPTSTRKKLSKIRENRKLGVSRKSLAGVTPAKKSTAAAALVESCSDDEPVATQTLPPGVTQKDVDLFKEARERANGLTVTSDEVTDSSVSPGGTGPGAGSRNPAAIVFGRYEVETWYSSPFPQEYARLPKLFFCEFCLKYTKSRAVLDRHMDKCQWRHPPATEIYRCNGLSVFEIDGNVNKIYCQNLCLLAKLFLDHKTLYYDVEPFLFYAVTKNDKYGCHLVGYFSKEKHCPAQRYNVSCIMTLPQYQRQGFGRFLIEFSYLLSKVEGIPGTPEKPLSDLGRVSYYSFWKSVVLEYLDSHRTDKDVKLGDITKETGVSAHDIAMAMQLLGFIRPVNTSKDDKPKVIIAVDWHKVDIHMAKVRKSSRISLDPECLRWIPLLSQISNPYQSTEEGGETGSESSPILEPKPIPTIVEKIQKVKIKKKPRGRRSGHRRASPLKPKSTQKTVHSKERDKSKDKINDNKLAVKDNQKVVEVEETKMNMEVDKEVLVTPKNTKSSVAAKNPPVTNTPKATPTSTSRRRIRAPKNITAEPPVSIPLRKRKHSEKTESEDKEEKVESSRKRTRESIREKEKEKEKEREKEREKEKEIEKEKEKEKMKEKEKERENEREKENERERDREKKKENEKEEKNKAEETEVQLDAAIETPKSPLKVSTPPSPVPTPKPTKKQSKLDDILMKVTSRQTKNLQAKQAREKKALEDAQCNGKKEEIKDVKCSPMSRRSRAKVAVATVAESLKMPELKPETPTKDRTKSPVIPPPSLSPPPEEVQTKVSSKQMTIPEMFPSRPSSIKGDKADQIETPAVTDQTESEVPTGSPGEYEGGDEDEGEEEEEPPPRSKSIPQQAPLTPPSPVKDKVEKQEKMIEKEIVKDKIIKQKEKPSPRKSDIDKPTIEERNDVTKELLQNSETAQIPEITAPAQPASPPKEKIPEKVEKIDQEQSIPQQPNMWEKPKELKDSLSQSKTNNLLAEKRETTGTIAMMETQLATPQEKIVPVTEQDTLHLQMHQEEKQNSPESGKTTPHLDNPGSVKRTPPSQPDLPSMGVYTPDSTTNSVHSLHYGQCELDVNQLGLESPTSIASDLASQNSVERPPSALPMPPSAPANISTPVQITAPPVSVNIPPQVQYSDCSMPQHTPPAHVAIHPMHQPHTPQPLQQPRTPQSHTPQSIPTQSPQPIPQSHTPQPLSQSHTPQPLSQSHTPQNIPIQSPQPMPQSHTPQPLPQSHTPQPMQLSLGAQQQAQNQSMAHNQSQQQQQQQQQHQQQQQQQQQQQQQQQSAHQQQSQSHSSKRASGSQTHRSRSTQQRSHRATPPTSHAQSSQHSAAHVSHNTIAHTHGSHLPPQYQQSSMTVPPMSHPHSHTHAAHSHNMAVISQGNYMAVASQAFPTQNTYVIQHRGGRSGAPTPCTTATNFYIQTSTMPPHSHTPAPPSLTGSGNHQTPNSCSLAKLQQLTNGLEMIPPTPPPAMNLTPPPPIPHTMTPPQTSRQLPTPPQVPLGYGKNYYNVNTAPPGTPGPSSRSASRPSANANMASLNQTYASEGLYRQSLDPSGTCPQMQSAASRVSPNVTLNPNIMASPYGYRVAQPTTGYMNQAAQLGGFMNQASQLPVGVVNMPAPYSQDPHQQNPAAVYTTYHGYINGSLMQPLNGTMRPR